The nucleotide window CTCCTGCTCGAGCTGGGCCATGTCGTTGCGGATCGTCGCCGGAGAGACGCCGAGGGTGTGGCGCTGCACGATCGCCTTCGAGCCGACGGGTTCGTTGGTGGCGACGAAGTCCTCGACGATGGCGCGCAGCACCTGTGCTCGTCTGCTGTCATTCATCACGGACCTCCTCCCCGTCTCTGCTCCGCGCGCCGTGTTCCTGGCACACGATCCGCATGCCGACCTGACCGTGCCCGGTCTGGCACTCATCGCGTCTGAGTGCCAATTCTACGCCTCTCGCCTCTCGATTTCATTTCTGGGGCTGTCTTCCTCATTTCCGGGGCGGCCCGCGGGTCTGCGCGAGGTCCGGAGGCTCCTTGATTAGGGTAGGTGCCCGTGAATGCTTTTGATCGCTATGGACCCGATGTGCTCTCCGGCTCCTCACCGTCGTCTCACCGTCCGAAGAAGTCCCGTCCGGTCGAGCTCGGGCTGGGCATGGTCCTCGAGGATGCGATGAGCGGATACGTCGGCGCGGTCGTGGGTGCGGAGAAGACCACGTCCGGCGTCGTCGTCAAGCTCGAGGACCGCAACGGAAAGGTGCGTGCCTTCCCCTTGGGTCCGGGATTCCTGCTCGAGGGTCAGCCTGTCGATCTGCGGCTGCCGACGAAGAAGCCGGCGCAGACTCCGGGACGCACAGCCTCCGGATCGCGTGCCGTCGCCGGTGCGAAGGCGCGGGTGGCGCGCGGTTCGCGCATCTGGGTCGAGGGCAAACACGATGCCGAACTGGTCGAGAAGATCTGGGGCGACGATCTGCGCATCGAAGGCGTCGTCGTCGAGCCCCTCGGCGGCCTCGATGACGTCGCCGACAAACTCGCAGCCTTCGGCCCGGACCGGGAGCATCGGGTCGGTGTGCTCGCCGACCATCTCGTCGACGGGACGAAGGAATCGAAGATCGCCGAGGCGGTCCGCGCCGACCCGCGCTACCGCGATGTCGTCCACATCATCGGCCATCCGTATGTCGACATCTGGCAGGCCGTGAAGCCGCATGTCGTCGGCATCGGACAATGGCCGGTCGTCCCCCGTGGTGAGGATTGGAAGACGGGCATTCTGCGCCGGATCGGGTGGCCCCACGCCGACCACAGGGACGTCGCCCGCGGGTGGGTCCGCATCCTCGGGAAGGTGAACACGATCGCCGATGTCGAACCGACACTGTCAGGTCGGGTCGAGGAGCTCATCGACTTCGTCACTGTCGGCTGATCCTCAGTTGTTGCGAACCTGGAACAGGATCGGGTCTTTCGGATGCCTCCGGGTGCCGATGGCTGGGATAGTGTGAAACGACAAAGGCAGTGAAAGGACCATCATGTCGTTCAATCCCCAGCAGCCGAACAGCGGCCGCCCCATGCCCCCGCACTACTCGCAGGCCTCGGGGCCGCAGCAGCCCTACTCCCGACAGCCTGGTGCGCAGAGCTACAGTTTCGGTCAGCCCGGCAGCCAGCAGCCGAACTACGGGCAGCCCGGTTATGGTCAGAATGGTCCCGGTTACGGTCAGCCTGGTTCCGGTGGGCAGTACGGTCCCGGTGGGCCACAGCCTTTCGTCGATCCCGCGCTCTTCGACTCCCGCAATCTGCCCGACGCCGCCTACGGCCCCGAATCACCGCCTTTCTGGATGGCCAGCGAGTCGGAGCGGACCACGGCCATGTGGTCGCATCTGGGCAGTCTGCTCTTCGGGTACCTGCCTCTCATCATGTTCCTCGTCAAGAAGGACGAATCGCCGTTCGTGCGCGAACACACCCGTCAGGGACTCAACGCGCTGATCACGAACACGATCGCCACCATTGCAGCATTCTTCGTCTTCGGCATGGTCGGCTTCCTTCTCGCCTTCGTCACCTTCGGGCTGAGCATGTTCCTGATGTATGTCGCATTCATCGTGCCCTGCGTCTACATCGTCCTCTACATCATCGCCGGCATCGCGGCCAACCGCGGCGAGGGCTACAAGATGCCGCTCGTCTTCGATTTCGTCAAGTGATTGATCGTCCTCGGGCGAGTTGAACCGGTCGCTGCGTTCATTCACCCCGTTGTCACTGAACCGCAGGGCTTCTGCGTTACTGTGGTGTGACTGCAACCTCAGAAGGGACTCTCATGTCGGACAACCCCCAGCAGCCGAACAACGACCAGTCGCGGCCGATGCCTCCGAACTACTCTCCGCAGTCCGGCTCCCAGCCGCCCGCGGGTTCACAGCAGCAGTACGGCTCGCAGCAGCAGGGTTCGCAGCCCGGCTACGGTTCCCAGCAGCAGAATCCTCAGTACGGCTCGCAGCAGGCGTATGGTTCGCAGCAGCAATACGGTTCACAGCAGGCTTACGGAGGGCAGCAGGCCCCAGGTTCCGGGCAGCCGTACGGATCCCAGCAATCGTACGGGCAGCCGGGAGGCTACGGCGCAGGTCCCGTCGGAGCCTCCTCAGCCTTCGGTCCGGCCGCCTCGGTGCCGATGGGAGCCGAACTTCCTCCGGCCGCCTACGGCCCCGGCTCGGTCGGCTTCTGGAATGCCGATCAGACCGAACGGACCACCGCGCTGTGGTCACACCTGGCGCACGCCGCTACCTATGTCATCGGCCTCGGCTGGATCGTCACTCTCATCCTCTTCATCATCAACAAAGACAAGTCCCCTTATCTGCGGCATCACGGTGCGCAGTCACTGAACCTGCTCATCGTCGGCGTCATCGCCGCATTCGGCATCGGGCTCATCGGAGGAATCCTCACGATCGTGGGAATCGGATTCCTCATCCTCCTGCTCCTGCCGGTACTCACGATCTACATGATCGTCATCGAAATCATCGCCGGGTTGGCAGCCAACCGCGGTGAGGGATACCGCATCCCGATGACCCCGAACTGGATCAAGTGATCTGACAGTCCCCGAGGGTCTCACCCCAGCAGATTCGCAGAGCAGCTCGCCCCGCCACCCGATCCGGGTGGCGGGGCGAGACTCATTCACACGTATTCGGTGAGGATGCGGACCATATGATCGGCGAGCAGCCGACCCTGCAGGGTCGGCTGGAACCAGCCGTCGTCTGCCGCATCGCCGTCGAGCAGACCCTGCTTGACGAAGGTGCGGATCGCCTGTTCGCTGCCGGCGGCCAGCGAGTCGAGTCGCAGCTCCTTGTCGATGCGAGCCGAGAGCATGATCCTCTCGATCTCCCGAGTGCTGCCGTCGAGGACCTCACGTCCGATCGCCGGGGAATCGCCGGCCAGCAGTCGATCCGACCAGGCCTTCGGATGCTTGGCGTTCCAGAACCGCACTCCCCCGACGTGAGAATGCGCACCTGGACCGAACCCCCACCAATCGGCGTTGCGCCAGTAGGCCATATTGTGCGCACAGCGAGTCTCGGGCCCGGTCGACCAGTTGCTCACCTCGTACCAGTGCAGTCCGGCGGCGGCCATCGCGGCATCGGCGATCTCGTATTTATCGGCCAGATCGTCCTCATCGGGCATCGGCAGCTGCCCACGACGGACCATCGAACCCATCTTCGTTCCGGGTTCGACGATGAGCGAATAGGCCGAAATATGGTCGACCTCGTTCCCCAGAGCGACGTCGAGAGACCTGCGCCAATCGTCGATCGACTCCTCTGGGGTGCCGTAGATGAGGTCGAGGCTGAGTTCGAGGCCTGCCGCCTTGACCCAGCGGGCCACCTCGGGGATCTTCTCAGGGTCATGCGTCCGGTCCAGGGTCTTGAGCACATGCGGCACCGCCGACTGCATGCCCATGGAGATGCGATTGAAACCGGCGCCCGCCAATGTCGCGATATAAGCCGGGTCCAGGGTGTCGGGATTCGCTTCGGTCGTGACTTCGACATCGGCGGCCAGGTCGAACCTGGCGCGGATATCGTCCATCACTCCGGCGAGCACCTGGGCTGCCAGCAGCGTCGGGGTGCCTCCGCCGAAGAAGATCGTCGAGACCTCACGGTTGCCCGCCCCCGCCTCGGCGAGGGTGGACACGGACAGATCGAGCTCACGTGCGAGGTTGGCACGGTAGTCGTCGCGGGACGCCCCCGGGCCGAGATCCTCGGCCGTGTAGGTGTTGAAGTCGCAGTACCCGCAGCGGACGCGGCAGTAGGGCACGTGGACGTAGAGGCTCAGCCCCCGGTCGGCAGCGCCGATGCCCGCCGAGGCGGGAAGGGAGCCGTCGAGCGGAGGAACCTCACCGGTCGGTTGGGCGGGCACTTACTTCTTGCTGTCTTTCGCATCCGGCTCATCCGAGGACAGGGCCGCGATGAACGCATCCTGCGGCACCTCGACGGTGCCGACCATCTTCATCCGCTTCTTGCCTTCCTTCTGCTTCTCGAGCAGTTTGCGCTTACGGCTGATGTCACCGCCGTAGCACTTGGACAGCACGTCCTTGCGGATCGCGCGGATGGTCTCTCGGGCGATGATGCGGGAGCCGATGGCCGCCTGGATGGGCACCTCGAACTGCTGGCGCGGAATGAGCTTGCGCAGCTTCCCGGCCATCGCCACACCGTAGGAGTAGGCCTTGTCGCGGTGGACGATGGCGGAGAACGCATCGACCTGATCGCCGTGCAGCAGGATGTCGACCTTGACCAGATCGGAGGCGTCCTGACCGTCGTCGGAGTAGTCGAGGGAGGCATATCCCTTGGTCCGGGACTTCAGCTGGTCGAAGAAGTCGAAGACGATCTCGGCCAGCGGCAGGCGGTAGCGGATCTCCACCCGGTCCGAGGACAGGTAGTCCATGCCCTGGAGTTTGCCGCGACGGTCCTGGCACAGCTCCATGACCGCGCCGATGTAGTCGCTCGGGGTGAGGATCGTCGCCTGAACCACCGGTTCCCGGACTTCCTTGATCTTGCCCGTCGGGTATTCGCTCGGGTTCGTCACGATCGTCTCGGAGCCGTCTTCCAAGGTCACATCGTAGATGACCGATGGTGCTGTGGAGATGAGATCGAGGTCGAACTCGCGCTCGAGACGGTCGCGCAGCACTTCGAGGTGGAGGAGCCCGAGGAATCCGCAGCGGAAGCCGAAGCCCAACGCTGTCGAGGTCTCGGGTTCGTAGGCCAGGGAGGCGTCGTTGAGTTTGAGTTTGTCGAGTGCGTCGCGCAGCACCGGGTAGTCGGAGCCGTCGATGGGGAACAGACCGGAGAACACCATCGGCTTGGGTTCCCGGTAGCCCTCGAGCGCCTCGTCTGCGGGCTTCGCGGCCGCCGTGACGGTGTCACCGACCTTCGACAGACGCACATCCTTGACACCGGTGATGAGGTAGCCGACCTCGCCGACTCCCAGTCCCTTCGTCGCCTTCGGTTCGGGAGAGGAGACACCGATCTCAAGCAGTTCATGGGTGGTGCGGGTCGACATCATCTCGACCTTCTCACGCGGGGACAGCGAACCGTCGATGACGCGCACATAGGTGACCACGCCGCGATAGGTGTCGTAGACGGAGTCGAAGATCATCGCCCGGGCCGGAGCCTCGGCGTCGCCGACCGGGGCGGGGATGTCGGTGATGATCCGGTCGAGGACCTCCTCGACGCCTTCACCGGTCTTGCCGGACACGAGCAGGCAGTCCTCGGGTTCGCAGCCGATGAGATTCGCCAGCTCCTCGGCGTACTTCTCCGGCTGTGCGGCAGGCAGGTCGATCTTGTTGAGCACGGGGATGATCGTGAGGTCGTTCTCCATGGCCAGGTACAGATTGGCCAGCGTCTGGGCCTCGATGCCCTGGGCGGAGTCGACGAGCAGCAGCGCACCCTCACACGCTGCCAGCGACCGAGAGACCTCGTAGCTGAAGTCCACGTGGCCCGGGGTGTCGATCATGTTCAGCGCATACGGGGTGTCCTCGTGCTCCCAGGGCATGCGCACCGCCTGGGATTTGATGGTGATTCCGCGTTCGCGTTCGATGTCCATGCGGTCGAGATACTGAGCGCGCATATCGCGGTTCTCAACGACACCGGTCATCTGGAGCATGCGGTCGGCCAGCGTCGACTTGCCGTGGTCGATATGAGCGATGATGCAGAAATTGCGAATCAGCTCGGGTGAGGTGGCAGACGGTGAAATCCGCTTCACAGCTTCCTTATTCACCTGAGGTGACATGAACGCCCTTCCTTCGACAGATCAGATCCCCCATTCTTTCATGACTTGCGCGCGGACTCGGAATCCGTGCCGAAGCCGCGATTTCGGACCGCGATCGGCGAAGATGGACGCATGAGCGATTTCACAGTCATGAGCTTCAACCTCCGCTACCCCGCGATGGACGGCCATCCGGTGGCTGAGCGTCTGCCGATCGCCGCGGAGCTCATCGAACGCGCACATCCCCACATCGTCGGCACCCAGGAGGGTGAACTCGATCAGCTCGAGACACTCATCGGCCTGCTGCCCGAGGAATACATCTGGCTCGGCGAAGGGCACTCCGGCGGCAATGCCGGCGAGTTCACCGCCGTGATCGTCGATTCTGCTCGCTTCGACATCGATGCCGTCGACATCTCCTGGCTCTCCGAACAGCCCGAGACGGTCGGTTCCGAATCGTGGGGCGTCTCCCACGCCCGGACGCTGACCACTGTCGACGTCCGTGACCTGGAGACGGGACGCAGCCTGCGCGTGCTCAACACCCACCTCGATCACAAATCCGAACGTGCCCGGCTCGAATCGGGTCGGATCATGGCCGAGTCCATCGCCGAGGCGGCCCACCCATCCGTGGTCACCGGCGACTTCAACGTCGCCACCGGCTCCCCCGTCTACGACTATTTCTGCACCGAACTCGGTCTCACCGATACGGCCGCCGAGGTGCCCGGTGAGGACATCGGCACCTTCCACCGGTACAAGGGTCCGAAAGCCGGAGACCCCCGCATCGATTGGATACTGACCACGGCTGGGCTGAACACGGTCTCCACGCGCATCGACACCTTCGCCGTCGACGGGAAGTACCCGTCCGATCATTTTCCCGTCGAGGCGGTCCTGCAGTTCTCCTGACAGATCCTCGTGACGCGGCTGGAACAGCTCGGACACGGAGTCCGTTCACGCTGCTCCATTAGGCTGTGGGCATGAACTGGAAAACACTCGTCAACAGGGCCGCTCGGATCGGGGTCCGCGAGGGCCTGCGCTACCTGCGGCAATCGCAGTCGAAGAAGAACTCCGGACCCGAACCCCGGGGCGATCGTCCGGACACCGGTCGACCCGATGCCCGCCGGCCGGATTCCGGATCGCGCGGATCCGACGCGAGGGCCACCTCGGCGAGTCCGTCCCAGCGGCCCGGCGGACGATCGGGCGGTGCTGCCGGTGCGTACCCGGGCGACTACACGGGCCCGCTCACGGTCAGCTACTCCCCCGACCTCGACGGCGACGCCGATCCCGGCGAGGTCGTCTGGGGCTGGGTTCCCTTCGAGGAGGACCATTCCCAGGGCAAGGATCGCCCGTCCCTGGTCGTCGGCCGCGACGGGAGGTGGGTGCTCGCGCTCATGCTCACGAGCAAGGACCACATCCCGGGAGGACTCGGCGAGGTCCGTGAGGATCGGCACGCCCGCTGGATGAATATCGGCTCCGGGGACTGGGATTCGCAGGGCCGCCCGTCGGAGATCCGGCTCGACCGCGTCATCCGACTCGACCCCGATTCTATTCGTCGCGAGGGAGCGATCATGCCCCGCGATGTCTTCGACCGCGTGGCAGACAGCATCGCCGGCTGAACAGTCTCCGGTCGGGCCGCCTCGGGGATTTCGAACCGTGGAGTCCAGGCTGTAGGATTGGTTCCTGTGTCTTCATCATGGCGTGTGTCTCGCCGAGGTCGGGTGAAGATGCCATTCGATTCGATGTCATCGATGTGTTTCCCCGCGGAGATGAGAATGTCGATCGGATGAGCCCTCACGACCATGTATCACTAACACGAAAGAGTGTTGAAATTGGCTAATATCAAGTCACAGATCAAGCGGAACAAGACCAACGAGAAGGCTCGCCTGCGCAACAAGGCAGTCCGGTCCGAGGTTCGGTCCTACGTCCGCGTCGTTCGCGAGAACATTGCTGCCGGCAACAAGGACGAAGCACAGCAGGCTTATGCTGTCGCCGCCCGCAAGCTCGACAAGGCTGTTTCGAAGGGTGTTCTGCACAAGAACAACGCTGCGAACCGCAAGTCGCGCCTGGCCACGCAGATCAACGCTCTCTGAGCCGACGACTGAGGCTACAGCTCCACGGGGCCCGATCCATCACGGATCGGGCCCCGTAACAATTCACCCCTATTGCTACCTGACGGGCCCCCAGCACCCTGGCGCCAGGGTGCTGGGGGCCCGTCAGGTAGTAGTTATCGGACGCGGGCGAGGCGGCTGACTTCGGAGACGAACCATTCGACGGCGTACACCGGGTCGCGGCCTCCGCCCTTGACTGCCTCATCGGCTTCGGCGGCGGCGATGAGTGACTGGCCGAGAGCCACTTCGTTCCAGCGCCGCACTTCGCGTCTGGCCCGATCGACCTGCCACGGTGCCATCTTCAGCTCCGAGGCGAGTTCGCCGCTGGTGCCGGAGAATCCCTGCACTTTCGCCATTCCGCGCAGCTTCATCGCCACCGCG belongs to Brevibacterium spongiae and includes:
- a CDS encoding endonuclease/exonuclease/phosphatase family protein, with protein sequence MSDFTVMSFNLRYPAMDGHPVAERLPIAAELIERAHPHIVGTQEGELDQLETLIGLLPEEYIWLGEGHSGGNAGEFTAVIVDSARFDIDAVDISWLSEQPETVGSESWGVSHARTLTTVDVRDLETGRSLRVLNTHLDHKSERARLESGRIMAESIAEAAHPSVVTGDFNVATGSPVYDYFCTELGLTDTAAEVPGEDIGTFHRYKGPKAGDPRIDWILTTAGLNTVSTRIDTFAVDGKYPSDHFPVEAVLQFS
- a CDS encoding DUF4870 domain-containing protein, with the translated sequence MSFNPQQPNSGRPMPPHYSQASGPQQPYSRQPGAQSYSFGQPGSQQPNYGQPGYGQNGPGYGQPGSGGQYGPGGPQPFVDPALFDSRNLPDAAYGPESPPFWMASESERTTAMWSHLGSLLFGYLPLIMFLVKKDESPFVREHTRQGLNALITNTIATIAAFFVFGMVGFLLAFVTFGLSMFLMYVAFIVPCVYIVLYIIAGIAANRGEGYKMPLVFDFVK
- the lepA gene encoding translation elongation factor 4; translation: MSPQVNKEAVKRISPSATSPELIRNFCIIAHIDHGKSTLADRMLQMTGVVENRDMRAQYLDRMDIERERGITIKSQAVRMPWEHEDTPYALNMIDTPGHVDFSYEVSRSLAACEGALLLVDSAQGIEAQTLANLYLAMENDLTIIPVLNKIDLPAAQPEKYAEELANLIGCEPEDCLLVSGKTGEGVEEVLDRIITDIPAPVGDAEAPARAMIFDSVYDTYRGVVTYVRVIDGSLSPREKVEMMSTRTTHELLEIGVSSPEPKATKGLGVGEVGYLITGVKDVRLSKVGDTVTAAAKPADEALEGYREPKPMVFSGLFPIDGSDYPVLRDALDKLKLNDASLAYEPETSTALGFGFRCGFLGLLHLEVLRDRLEREFDLDLISTAPSVIYDVTLEDGSETIVTNPSEYPTGKIKEVREPVVQATILTPSDYIGAVMELCQDRRGKLQGMDYLSSDRVEIRYRLPLAEIVFDFFDQLKSRTKGYASLDYSDDGQDASDLVKVDILLHGDQVDAFSAIVHRDKAYSYGVAMAGKLRKLIPRQQFEVPIQAAIGSRIIARETIRAIRKDVLSKCYGGDISRKRKLLEKQKEGKKRMKMVGTVEVPQDAFIAALSSDEPDAKDSKK
- a CDS encoding DUF4870 domain-containing protein, with protein sequence MSDNPQQPNNDQSRPMPPNYSPQSGSQPPAGSQQQYGSQQQGSQPGYGSQQQNPQYGSQQAYGSQQQYGSQQAYGGQQAPGSGQPYGSQQSYGQPGGYGAGPVGASSAFGPAASVPMGAELPPAAYGPGSVGFWNADQTERTTALWSHLAHAATYVIGLGWIVTLILFIINKDKSPYLRHHGAQSLNLLIVGVIAAFGIGLIGGILTIVGIGFLILLLLPVLTIYMIVIEIIAGLAANRGEGYRIPMTPNWIK
- the hemW gene encoding radical SAM family heme chaperone HemW, which gives rise to MPAQPTGEVPPLDGSLPASAGIGAADRGLSLYVHVPYCRVRCGYCDFNTYTAEDLGPGASRDDYRANLARELDLSVSTLAEAGAGNREVSTIFFGGGTPTLLAAQVLAGVMDDIRARFDLAADVEVTTEANPDTLDPAYIATLAGAGFNRISMGMQSAVPHVLKTLDRTHDPEKIPEVARWVKAAGLELSLDLIYGTPEESIDDWRRSLDVALGNEVDHISAYSLIVEPGTKMGSMVRRGQLPMPDEDDLADKYEIADAAMAAAGLHWYEVSNWSTGPETRCAHNMAYWRNADWWGFGPGAHSHVGGVRFWNAKHPKAWSDRLLAGDSPAIGREVLDGSTREIERIMLSARIDKELRLDSLAAGSEQAIRTFVKQGLLDGDAADDGWFQPTLQGRLLADHMVRILTEYV
- a CDS encoding DUF3097 domain-containing protein, translated to MPVNAFDRYGPDVLSGSSPSSHRPKKSRPVELGLGMVLEDAMSGYVGAVVGAEKTTSGVVVKLEDRNGKVRAFPLGPGFLLEGQPVDLRLPTKKPAQTPGRTASGSRAVAGAKARVARGSRIWVEGKHDAELVEKIWGDDLRIEGVVVEPLGGLDDVADKLAAFGPDREHRVGVLADHLVDGTKESKIAEAVRADPRYRDVVHIIGHPYVDIWQAVKPHVVGIGQWPVVPRGEDWKTGILRRIGWPHADHRDVARGWVRILGKVNTIADVEPTLSGRVEELIDFVTVG
- a CDS encoding type II toxin-antitoxin system PemK/MazF family toxin → MNWKTLVNRAARIGVREGLRYLRQSQSKKNSGPEPRGDRPDTGRPDARRPDSGSRGSDARATSASPSQRPGGRSGGAAGAYPGDYTGPLTVSYSPDLDGDADPGEVVWGWVPFEEDHSQGKDRPSLVVGRDGRWVLALMLTSKDHIPGGLGEVREDRHARWMNIGSGDWDSQGRPSEIRLDRVIRLDPDSIRREGAIMPRDVFDRVADSIAG
- the rpsT gene encoding 30S ribosomal protein S20 → MANIKSQIKRNKTNEKARLRNKAVRSEVRSYVRVVRENIAAGNKDEAQQAYAVAARKLDKAVSKGVLHKNNAANRKSRLATQINAL